A part of Oncorhynchus gorbuscha isolate QuinsamMale2020 ecotype Even-year linkage group LG09, OgorEven_v1.0, whole genome shotgun sequence genomic DNA contains:
- the LOC124043725 gene encoding G-protein coupled receptor 183-like, producing the protein MMEVMRTSSHPNPTPTPTLNDSNTCTTLYDHLEYARVLMPLFYSIVFSVGLLGNALALHVIRPNLKKMNSTTLYSANLVISDILFTLSLPLRIIYYALGFHWPLGDSLCKITGLIFYINTYAGVNFMTCLSVDRFIAVVLPLRFARFRKVSNVRFICVGVWLLVLMQTLPLLSMPMTNVESDGFITCMEYPNFEQVPNIAYMLIGAVFLGYGVPVVTILLCYSILCCKLRLSAKTNHLTDKSGRSRKAVGVICCVSLVFVVCFSPYHINLLQYMIRKLIYETDCAELTAFQISLHFTVCLMNLNSCLDPFIYFFACKGYKRKVLKILKRQVSVSFSSAVRTSPEGSSRDVVDGKKIHLNSTRYEQCVQQNGQS; encoded by the coding sequence ATGATGGAGGTGATGAGGACCTCCAGCCATCCAAACCCAacccctacccccaccctcaATGACTCAAACACCTGCACGACACTGTATGACCACCTGGAGTACGCCCGAGTCCTCATGCCCCTCTTCTACAGCATCGTCTTCTCCGTGGGGTTGCTGGGCAACGCCCTGGCGCTGCATGTCATCCGGCCCAACCTAAAGAAGATGAACTCCACCACGCTCTACTCCGCCAACCTGGTAATCTCTGACATCCTGTTCACACTGTCACTACCGTTACGGATAATCTACTACGCCCTGGGCTTCCACTGGCCCCTGGGGGATTCCCTGTGTAAGATCACAGGGCTGATCTTCTACATCAACACGTATGCCGGGGTCAACTTTATGACCTGCCTCAGTGTGGACCGATTCATTGCTGTGGTCTTGCCGCTCCGGTTCGCACGCTTCCGGAAGGTCTCCAATGTCCGGTTCATCTGCGTTGGGGTGTGGTTGCTGGTCTTAATGCAAACTTTGCCCCTCCTCTCCATGCCCATGACTAATGTGGAGTCTGATGGCTTCATCACTTGTATGGAGTATCCTAACTTTGAACAGGTGCCCAACATCGCCTACATGCTGATCGGCGCCGTGTTCCTAGGCTATGGAGTCCCCGTGGTGACTATCTTATTGTGCTACTCCATACTGTGCTGTAAACTCCGCCTCTCGGCAAAGACCAATCACTTAACGGACAAGTCGGGGCGCAGCCGCAAAGCCGTTGGTGTGATCTGCTGCGTCTCCCTGGTGTTCGTGGTGTGTTTCAGCCCCTACCACATCAACCTCCTCCAATACATGATCCGAAAGCTGATCTATGAAACGGACTGTGCTGAACTCACTGCCTTCCAGATCTCGTTACACTTCACTGTTTGTCTGATGAACCTTAACTCCTGCCTGGATCCATTTATCTACTTCTTTGCCTGTAAGGGTTACAAGAGGAAGGTGCTGAAGATCCTGAAGAGGCAGGTGAGCGTGTCCTTCTCCAGCGCAGTACGGACATCGCCCGAGGGTTCATCCAGAGATGTCGTAGATGGTAAGAAGATCCACCTCAACAGCACTAGATACGAACAGTGTGTCCAACAGAATGGCCAAAGTTGA